Proteins co-encoded in one Longimicrobiales bacterium genomic window:
- the murJ gene encoding murein biosynthesis integral membrane protein MurJ, with protein sequence MSDPADEAPAGAGDRGHPEPRSAQSRERDASAQAAAGVPDAASTEALEAPPQSDSGSSPPRAAAYARLVAAGILLSRIAGLIRERIFAQYFGTSLAADAFKAALRGPNVLQNLLGEGTLSASFIPVYSELLAEGKKEEAGRVAGAVFALLLAAAGLLSLIGIALAPVLVSVLSPGFEGERRELTISAIRIIFPMTGTLVLSAWALGILNSHRRFFLAYFAPVLWNAAMIATLLYFGPRQGQGELVTTLAWGAFIGGLLQFAIQVPRLLRLEPNLRVRWAPRIPAVQTVLRNAGPAIMGRGVVQLSGYLDLVLASLLAAGAFATITYASTIYLLPYSLFGMSIAAAELPELSRQRQAAKNVLRERVSAGLRELIVYVIPSFVAFILLGDVLVAALYQTGEFERADTLLVWAVLAAYAIGLLASTSTRLYNSAFFALQDTTTPAKVATARVILAAAIGAGLMFLLQRVTLAGQPLGPVGIAIGAGVGAWFEWYVLRRSLGRQLEGAPGAGGGRVAKLLVSAVVAALIGRGVEWLLPPLHPIVVAVIVLIPFGVVYFGLARMLGVPEASAATDRVLRRIRR encoded by the coding sequence TTGAGCGACCCCGCGGACGAGGCTCCCGCCGGCGCGGGAGACAGGGGGCACCCTGAGCCACGGTCGGCGCAGAGCCGGGAGCGCGACGCGTCCGCGCAGGCGGCCGCCGGCGTTCCCGACGCGGCGTCGACGGAAGCGCTCGAGGCGCCGCCTCAGAGCGACTCGGGCAGCTCGCCGCCCAGGGCCGCAGCCTACGCCCGCCTCGTCGCTGCCGGCATCCTGCTCAGCCGCATCGCGGGGCTGATCCGGGAACGCATCTTCGCACAGTATTTCGGGACATCCCTCGCCGCGGATGCGTTCAAGGCCGCGCTGCGCGGGCCCAACGTGCTCCAGAACCTGCTCGGCGAGGGCACGCTGAGCGCCTCGTTCATCCCCGTGTACTCGGAGCTGCTGGCGGAAGGGAAAAAGGAGGAGGCGGGGCGTGTCGCCGGTGCCGTTTTCGCGCTGCTGCTGGCCGCGGCGGGCCTGCTCTCACTGATCGGCATCGCGCTGGCGCCCGTGCTGGTTTCCGTGCTGTCGCCCGGATTCGAGGGGGAACGCCGCGAGCTGACCATCTCGGCGATCCGGATCATCTTCCCGATGACGGGCACCCTCGTGCTCTCCGCATGGGCGCTCGGCATCCTGAACAGCCATCGTCGCTTCTTCCTCGCGTACTTCGCGCCGGTGCTGTGGAACGCGGCGATGATCGCGACGCTGCTGTATTTCGGTCCGCGGCAGGGCCAGGGCGAGCTGGTCACGACCCTGGCGTGGGGTGCCTTCATCGGTGGACTGCTGCAGTTCGCCATCCAGGTCCCGCGCCTGCTGAGGCTGGAGCCGAACCTGCGCGTCCGCTGGGCCCCGCGCATCCCTGCGGTGCAGACGGTGCTGCGGAATGCGGGCCCCGCAATCATGGGGCGCGGCGTCGTGCAGCTGAGTGGCTACCTCGACCTGGTGCTGGCGTCGCTGCTGGCTGCCGGCGCCTTTGCGACGATCACGTACGCCAGCACGATCTACCTGCTGCCGTACAGCCTCTTCGGCATGAGCATCGCCGCCGCGGAGCTGCCGGAGCTGTCGCGCCAGCGGCAGGCGGCGAAGAACGTGCTGCGCGAGCGCGTGAGTGCCGGACTGCGCGAGCTGATCGTCTACGTCATTCCGTCGTTCGTCGCCTTCATCCTGCTCGGTGATGTCCTGGTCGCAGCGCTGTACCAGACGGGCGAGTTCGAGCGCGCCGACACGCTGCTCGTCTGGGCGGTGCTCGCGGCGTACGCGATCGGGCTGCTGGCCTCGACGTCGACACGCCTGTACAACTCGGCCTTCTTCGCGCTGCAGGACACGACGACGCCCGCCAAGGTCGCGACGGCGCGTGTGATCCTGGCGGCCGCAATCGGCGCCGGATTGATGTTCCTGCTGCAGCGCGTGACGCTTGCGGGGCAGCCGCTCGGGCCGGTCGGCATTGCGATCGGTGCGGGTGTCGGCGCGTGGTTCGAGTGGTACGTCCTGCGTCGCTCGCTCGGCCGGCAGCTCGAGGGCGCGCCCGGTGCGGGCGGCGGGCGTGTCGCAAAGCTGCTCGTATCCGCTGTGGTCGCTGCACTGATCGGGCGCGGCGTCGAGTGGCTCCTGCCGCCGCTGCATCCGATCGTCGTTGCCGTGATCGTGCTGATCCCCTTCGGCGTCGTGTACTTCGGGCTGGCACGGATGCTCGGCGTACCCGAGGCGTCTGCGGCCACGGACCGGGTCCTGCGGCGCATACGACGCTGA
- a CDS encoding tetraacyldisaccharide 4'-kinase: MSERAGAFVERMWREQAGAAGRALSALLVPAELAFRGVSTLRNAAFTRGMRAVERAPVPVISVGNIAIGGAGKTPFSAFLAARLAMLGHSPALLHGGYAEDEPMLHRQWNPDVPVHVGRDRVASARAAADEGATVLILDDGFQHRRLARDIDLVLVAAETWTSMPRLLPRGAWRESPSALKRATAVIVTYRTPLDPAPVRSDVERIAGGVPVWLARMTPERWTRPTGAAPDVARSQVERARAEPRAGTGRDAAGPPERPALLVAAVAQPELFLAGARAAGAQIGDVLTFRDHHAYTRTDAAAIEQRASGRPVVTTAKDWVKLQGLLNADDVWLLEQDVVMTDGAEELDRLLSTLPVSHA; the protein is encoded by the coding sequence GTGAGTGAGCGGGCGGGCGCGTTCGTAGAGCGCATGTGGCGCGAGCAGGCCGGGGCTGCGGGACGTGCGCTGAGCGCGCTGCTCGTTCCCGCCGAGCTCGCGTTCCGGGGTGTGAGCACGCTGCGTAACGCAGCGTTCACGCGCGGCATGCGCGCCGTCGAGCGCGCACCGGTCCCCGTCATCAGTGTCGGCAACATCGCGATCGGCGGTGCAGGGAAGACGCCGTTCTCGGCGTTCCTCGCCGCGCGGCTCGCGATGCTGGGCCACAGTCCGGCGCTCCTGCATGGCGGCTATGCCGAGGACGAACCGATGCTGCACCGGCAGTGGAACCCGGATGTGCCGGTTCACGTCGGCCGTGATCGCGTCGCGAGTGCGCGGGCAGCTGCGGATGAGGGTGCCACGGTGCTGATCCTCGACGACGGGTTCCAGCATCGGCGGCTTGCACGTGACATCGACCTGGTGCTGGTCGCGGCAGAAACGTGGACGTCGATGCCGCGGCTGCTGCCGCGCGGTGCGTGGCGCGAGTCGCCATCGGCACTGAAGCGCGCCACGGCAGTGATCGTGACATACCGAACGCCGCTGGACCCTGCGCCCGTGCGGTCAGACGTGGAGCGCATCGCGGGCGGTGTGCCCGTATGGCTCGCTCGCATGACCCCCGAACGGTGGACCCGGCCGACAGGTGCAGCGCCCGACGTCGCTCGCAGCCAGGTGGAGCGAGCGCGTGCAGAGCCGCGGGCAGGTACCGGACGCGACGCGGCCGGTCCGCCGGAGCGCCCGGCGCTGCTCGTCGCAGCGGTTGCACAGCCCGAGCTGTTCCTGGCCGGCGCACGCGCGGCGGGGGCGCAGATCGGTGACGTGCTCACGTTCCGCGACCATCACGCATACACGCGCACGGACGCAGCAGCGATCGAGCAGCGCGCGTCCGGCAGGCCGGTTGTCACGACTGCCAAGGACTGGGTGAAGCTGCAGGGCCTGCTGAATGCGGACGACGTGTGGCTGCTCGAGCAGGACGTCGTCATGACGGATGGTGCAGAGGAGCTGGATCGCCTGCTCTCGACACTGCCGGTGTCGCATGCCTGA
- the uvrC gene encoding excinuclease ABC subunit UvrC — translation MIPESIERKLRHMPARPGVYQFKDRAGEILYIGKAKSLRARVRSHFAVDAATSLKNVEMLRRVLDVDTIVVGSEAEALLLEANLIKEHRPRFNIQLRDDKRYPYIKVTVQEPFPRVYVTRRLDNDGARYFGPYTEVGAMRQALEVVKRLYTVRSCRYDLPDESPARACLDYHIGRCRAPCVGLQSREEYRAMIDEILEVLGGRVGHVRRRVETTMRQAAETLDFERAANLRDVLTGLQSIEQRQRALDVRGGDVDVIGTARDGDNACAVQLRIREGKLLGRELDFFENVGGESEEELLSTAVSRIYFGRGEHGLADLPREVLLPDEFEDRATVETMLSDRAGRRVGTHVPVRGDKLRLIELANQNARHLLEERAVLSEAVDERADDALYDLQEAIEMKVVPRFIVCFDISHMQGTEVVASCVAFENGTPNKNEYRRFKVRGDWGNDDFRSMKEVVGRYLRRRIEEGKPLPELAVIDGGKGQLSMAQAAADEAGAHDATLIALAKREEEIYLPGRPDPLRLPRTSNALRLLQRIRNEAHRFAHGYNRKLHGKRTLSSELSRIPGIGPARQKVLLSRFGSVRALREASPEEVSRLAGFSRTLAERVLEHLRK, via the coding sequence ATGATTCCGGAGTCCATCGAGCGCAAGCTGCGCCACATGCCCGCGCGTCCGGGTGTCTACCAGTTCAAGGACCGCGCGGGCGAGATCCTCTATATCGGCAAGGCCAAGTCGCTGCGGGCCCGCGTGCGCAGCCATTTCGCCGTGGATGCGGCGACGTCGCTCAAGAACGTGGAGATGCTGCGGCGGGTGCTGGACGTCGACACGATCGTGGTCGGCTCCGAGGCCGAGGCACTGCTTCTCGAAGCGAACCTGATCAAGGAGCATCGCCCGCGCTTCAACATCCAGCTCCGTGACGACAAGCGCTATCCGTACATCAAGGTGACGGTGCAGGAGCCGTTTCCGCGCGTCTACGTGACGCGCCGGCTCGACAACGATGGTGCGCGCTACTTCGGGCCCTACACGGAGGTCGGCGCGATGCGGCAGGCGCTCGAGGTGGTCAAGCGCCTCTACACCGTGCGCAGCTGCCGCTACGATCTCCCCGACGAGTCGCCGGCGCGTGCGTGCCTGGACTACCACATCGGCCGATGCCGGGCGCCCTGCGTGGGCCTGCAGTCGCGCGAGGAGTACCGCGCGATGATCGACGAGATCCTGGAGGTGCTCGGCGGCCGCGTGGGGCACGTGCGGCGCCGTGTCGAGACGACGATGCGGCAGGCCGCCGAAACGCTCGACTTCGAGCGCGCAGCGAACCTGCGCGACGTGCTCACCGGTCTTCAGTCGATCGAGCAGCGCCAGCGTGCACTGGACGTGCGCGGTGGTGATGTGGACGTGATCGGCACTGCCCGCGACGGCGACAACGCATGCGCCGTTCAGCTCCGCATCCGTGAAGGCAAGCTGCTCGGCAGGGAGCTGGACTTCTTCGAGAACGTGGGCGGGGAGAGCGAGGAGGAGCTGCTTTCGACGGCCGTCAGCCGCATCTACTTCGGACGCGGCGAGCACGGCCTCGCGGACCTGCCGCGCGAGGTGCTGCTGCCGGACGAGTTCGAGGACCGCGCGACGGTCGAGACCATGCTGTCGGATCGCGCCGGCCGGCGCGTCGGCACCCACGTGCCCGTACGCGGCGACAAACTGCGCCTGATCGAGCTGGCGAACCAGAACGCGCGCCACCTGCTCGAGGAGCGTGCGGTGCTGAGTGAGGCCGTGGACGAGCGCGCAGACGACGCCCTCTACGACCTGCAGGAAGCCATCGAGATGAAGGTCGTGCCGCGCTTCATCGTGTGCTTCGACATCTCGCACATGCAGGGGACGGAGGTGGTCGCGAGCTGCGTCGCGTTCGAGAACGGCACGCCGAACAAGAACGAGTACCGCCGCTTCAAGGTGCGTGGCGACTGGGGCAACGATGACTTCCGCTCGATGAAGGAAGTGGTCGGCCGCTACCTGCGCCGCCGCATCGAGGAGGGGAAGCCGCTCCCCGAGCTGGCCGTGATCGACGGCGGCAAGGGGCAGCTGTCCATGGCGCAGGCGGCCGCGGACGAGGCGGGGGCGCACGACGCCACCCTGATCGCACTGGCAAAGCGGGAAGAGGAAATCTACCTTCCCGGCCGCCCGGATCCGCTGCGCCTGCCGCGCACCAGCAATGCGCTCCGCCTGTTGCAGCGCATCCGCAACGAAGCACACCGCTTCGCGCACGGCTACAACCGCAAGCTGCACGGGAAGCGAACACTGTCCAGCGAGCTGTCGCGGATTCCAGGAATCGGTCCCGCGCGCCAGAAGGTGCTGCTCTCCAGGTTCGGCAGTGTGCGCGCGCTGCGTGAGGCGTCGCCCGAGGAGGTCTCGCGACTGGCCGGCTTCTCCCGCACGCTTGCCGAGCGCGTGCTGGAGCACCTGAGGAAGTGA
- a CDS encoding 23S rRNA (pseudouridine(1915)-N(3))-methyltransferase RlmH, with product MKVHVLVVGRPSRLLSEAVEEYEKRAARYWPLEVVEVREERSGRNADPDRIRAAEGERLWERVPSGVETVALTRTGDALGSRELASWLQQRAVAGHAGIAFVIGGALGLPDDVIARCTRSLRLSSMTLPHELARLVLAEQLYRAGTIVRNEPYHKGA from the coding sequence GTGAAGGTCCATGTGCTCGTCGTGGGCAGGCCATCGCGCCTGCTGAGCGAGGCCGTGGAGGAGTACGAGAAGCGCGCGGCGCGCTACTGGCCACTGGAGGTGGTCGAGGTGCGCGAGGAGCGTTCGGGCAGAAACGCGGATCCGGACCGGATCCGCGCGGCGGAGGGGGAGCGGCTCTGGGAACGGGTACCTTCGGGTGTGGAGACGGTCGCGCTGACGCGAACGGGCGATGCGCTCGGCTCACGCGAGCTGGCGTCATGGCTGCAGCAGCGCGCCGTCGCGGGGCATGCCGGCATTGCATTCGTGATCGGCGGGGCACTCGGCCTGCCGGACGATGTCATCGCCCGCTGTACGCGCTCGCTGCGCCTGTCCAGCATGACGCTCCCGCACGAGCTCGCCCGCCTCGTCCTCGCCGAGCAGCTCTACCGCGCCGGCACCATCGTTCGCAACGAACCCTACCATAAGGGAGCATGA
- a CDS encoding lysophospholipid acyltransferase family protein, with the protein MSEPRYALAGFAGDALIRSLMASVRFETENEPEHGLRINGKPLLGLCWHGHLLVFAFRQRGAGLATLISQSKDGEYIARVVQRWGYTVLRGSSSRGGSGALRSMVRVLRDGQSLAVTPDGPRGPRRKLKPGSLLAARMSGVPVLPTAAAATRAWWLGGWDRFLVPQPFTRVRLVYGEPRTIPRDADDAELERVGAEIETEMNALTERAERALGVHGEPRE; encoded by the coding sequence ATGAGTGAGCCACGCTACGCGCTCGCCGGCTTTGCCGGCGATGCCCTGATCCGCTCGCTCATGGCGAGCGTGCGCTTCGAGACGGAGAACGAGCCGGAGCACGGACTGCGCATCAACGGCAAGCCGCTTCTCGGGCTGTGCTGGCACGGCCACCTGCTCGTGTTCGCATTCCGTCAGCGCGGTGCAGGACTCGCCACCCTGATCAGCCAGTCGAAGGACGGTGAGTACATTGCCCGGGTGGTGCAGCGCTGGGGATACACCGTGCTGCGCGGCTCGAGCTCGCGCGGTGGGTCGGGTGCCCTGCGTTCCATGGTGCGGGTGCTGCGCGACGGACAGTCGCTCGCGGTGACGCCGGACGGCCCGCGCGGGCCGAGGCGGAAATTGAAGCCCGGCTCGCTGCTCGCTGCGCGGATGAGCGGTGTGCCCGTGCTGCCGACGGCAGCCGCGGCAACCCGTGCCTGGTGGCTCGGCGGCTGGGACCGATTCCTGGTGCCGCAGCCGTTCACGCGCGTGCGGCTCGTCTATGGTGAGCCGAGAACCATCCCGCGTGACGCCGACGACGCAGAGCTCGAGCGGGTGGGCGCCGAGATCGAGACGGAGATGAACGCACTGACCGAGCGCGCGGAGCGCGCGCTGGGTGTGCATGGTGAGCCGCGTGAGTGA
- the bshC gene encoding bacillithiol biosynthesis cysteine-adding enzyme BshC encodes MSRPAPGVVRGDGPLDGLELHVAPLAGSRIVDDYQIGHPALAPFFSGHPYDIEAYRRKAAEVERRLDPTSRARLEDALKPTTPRAADRLRQVLDGNGFFVTTGQQAGLFGGPLYTVYKVLSAVRLAESLERQLGRIVVPVFWIGADDHDFDEISHVVALDESDVLHRIEISRPADAAALPMAEQPLGDDVTAALDAFAATLPQGPYGADARARLRAHYRPGRMVADAFEASMAELLAPFDVVIVSSAHPALKRAAAAVLRHEFDAQAEHARLLAHTSAALERAGYGVQVPIASDVSNVFHTDEGGRDRLVREEQGWHHRRSHRRISDDSLRERLEQQPEAFSPNVLLRPVVESALLPTVAYVAGPGELAYFAQIGCLFRAHGIEPPVVFPRHSLTLVGPTVRRLLERQGLEVASFRRDVTALVHQALRDDVPAGIADALRELRAGIDAGFERLAGSALPIDVTLAGPVDAARRAALANVEGIEKKILARLRQRESTSARQIERIAAHLRPLGAPQERQLNIFSFLARYGMSLPGAIAAAMPVALDTPAPDWSGVGGCG; translated from the coding sequence ATGAGCCGACCGGCGCCGGGTGTGGTGCGGGGCGATGGCCCCCTGGATGGCCTCGAGCTGCACGTTGCGCCGCTCGCCGGCTCACGCATCGTCGACGACTACCAGATCGGGCATCCCGCGCTCGCGCCGTTCTTCTCCGGGCACCCGTATGACATCGAGGCGTACCGTCGCAAGGCGGCCGAGGTCGAGCGGCGGCTCGACCCGACGTCGCGCGCGCGGCTCGAGGATGCACTGAAGCCGACCACGCCGCGTGCCGCCGATCGACTGCGGCAGGTGCTGGACGGCAACGGCTTCTTCGTGACGACCGGCCAGCAGGCCGGGCTGTTCGGCGGTCCGCTCTACACCGTCTACAAGGTGCTGAGCGCGGTCCGGCTGGCGGAGTCGCTCGAGCGCCAGCTCGGCCGGATCGTGGTACCGGTCTTCTGGATCGGTGCCGATGATCACGACTTCGACGAGATCTCGCATGTCGTTGCGCTCGATGAGAGCGACGTGCTGCACCGGATCGAGATCAGCCGGCCGGCGGACGCGGCCGCGCTGCCGATGGCGGAGCAGCCGCTGGGCGACGACGTGACCGCTGCGCTCGATGCGTTTGCCGCAACATTGCCGCAGGGACCGTACGGCGCCGACGCGCGCGCGCGGCTGCGTGCACACTACCGGCCCGGCCGGATGGTGGCGGACGCCTTCGAAGCGAGCATGGCCGAGCTGCTCGCACCCTTCGACGTCGTCATCGTCAGCTCCGCGCATCCGGCGCTGAAGCGGGCTGCGGCAGCGGTGCTGCGCCACGAGTTCGACGCGCAGGCCGAGCATGCCAGGCTGCTCGCCCACACGAGCGCAGCGCTGGAGCGAGCAGGCTACGGGGTGCAGGTGCCGATCGCGTCGGACGTGTCCAACGTGTTCCACACCGACGAGGGCGGACGCGACCGCCTCGTGCGCGAGGAACAGGGATGGCACCATCGGCGGAGTCATCGCCGCATCAGCGATGACTCGCTCCGGGAGCGGCTCGAGCAGCAACCGGAGGCGTTCTCACCGAACGTGCTGCTGCGACCCGTCGTGGAGAGCGCGTTGCTGCCGACGGTGGCGTACGTTGCAGGTCCGGGCGAGCTCGCGTACTTCGCGCAGATCGGCTGCCTGTTCCGGGCGCACGGCATCGAGCCGCCCGTGGTGTTCCCGCGCCATTCGCTGACGCTCGTCGGACCCACGGTGCGCAGACTGCTCGAACGACAGGGGCTCGAAGTCGCGTCCTTCCGGCGCGACGTGACCGCGCTCGTGCACCAGGCGCTGCGCGACGACGTGCCGGCCGGTATTGCGGACGCCCTCCGTGAGCTGCGCGCCGGCATCGATGCCGGTTTCGAGCGACTGGCCGGTTCGGCGCTGCCGATCGACGTGACGCTGGCCGGTCCGGTTGACGCCGCCCGCCGCGCAGCGCTGGCGAACGTGGAGGGCATCGAGAAGAAGATCCTGGCGCGGCTGCGCCAGCGGGAAAGCACGTCCGCACGTCAGATCGAGCGGATCGCCGCGCACCTGCGACCCCTGGGCGCACCACAGGAACGCCAGCTCAACATCTTCAGCTTCCTGGCGCGCTATGGCATGAGCCTGCCGGGCGCGATTGCCGCAGCGATGCCGGTCGCGCTCGATACACCTGCCCCCGACTGGAGCGGCGTGGGCGGCTGCGGGTAG
- the nadB gene encoding L-aspartate oxidase has translation MPDRMRHEACDVLVIGSGIAGLSYALKAAQHGDVVLVTKKQRAQSSTNYAQGGIAAVWSDDDSVELHARDTFVAGAGLCHTSAVRMLVEEGPARVRELIEWGVRFTQEQETVSLGREGGHSVRRILHAGDLTGREIERALLGAVAAEPRITLLEDHLAVDLLVRGTPPRCAGAIVLDHHTDTLTRYDAQVVLLATGGMGQAWLHTTNPDIATGDGVAMAYRAGAQVANLEFMQFHPTALDAPDGVTFLISEAVRGEGAILRTPSGAALMEGVHPLGSLAPRDIVARAIDRLMKETDAPHALLDLSPIAGDRIEARFPGIMKECAARGIDIRREPIPVVPAAHYACGGIRTDADGRTSLRGLFAAGEVACTGVHGANRLASNSLLEAVVYSHRAAQALPASLAQAGRVTGGRGEPVVPLPEGRAPGGAWQSLRASIRQSLWDDVGLVRTDERLGRAARRLDTLRAGLDAGSVRDPEFLEARNLLEVAELVVRSARLRRESRGLHHNTDYPYRDNERELRDTVLERAGS, from the coding sequence ATGCCTGATCGGATGCGCCACGAGGCGTGCGACGTGCTCGTCATCGGCAGTGGCATCGCCGGGCTCAGCTATGCCCTGAAGGCGGCGCAGCACGGGGACGTGGTGCTGGTCACCAAGAAACAGCGGGCGCAGTCGAGCACGAACTACGCGCAGGGTGGCATCGCGGCCGTGTGGAGCGACGACGACTCGGTCGAGCTGCACGCGCGCGACACCTTCGTCGCCGGTGCGGGGCTCTGTCACACGAGCGCCGTGCGCATGCTGGTCGAGGAGGGGCCCGCGCGTGTGCGGGAGCTCATCGAGTGGGGCGTGCGCTTCACGCAGGAGCAGGAAACGGTCTCGCTCGGCCGCGAAGGCGGACACTCGGTGCGTCGCATTCTGCACGCGGGTGATCTCACCGGCCGCGAGATCGAGCGCGCGCTGCTCGGTGCCGTCGCGGCCGAGCCGCGCATCACGCTGCTCGAGGATCATCTCGCGGTGGACCTGCTGGTGCGCGGCACACCGCCGCGCTGTGCGGGTGCGATCGTGCTGGATCACCATACCGATACGCTCACCCGGTACGACGCGCAGGTCGTGCTGCTCGCCACCGGCGGGATGGGGCAGGCGTGGCTGCACACGACCAACCCGGACATCGCGACAGGTGACGGCGTTGCGATGGCGTACCGAGCCGGGGCCCAGGTCGCCAACCTCGAGTTCATGCAGTTCCACCCGACGGCGCTGGACGCGCCCGACGGCGTCACCTTCCTGATCTCGGAAGCGGTGCGCGGCGAGGGCGCCATCCTGCGAACCCCCTCGGGCGCGGCGCTGATGGAGGGGGTGCATCCGCTCGGCTCGCTCGCCCCGCGCGACATCGTGGCACGGGCGATCGACAGGTTGATGAAGGAGACGGATGCGCCACACGCGCTGCTCGACCTTTCGCCGATCGCGGGCGATCGAATCGAGGCACGCTTCCCGGGCATCATGAAGGAGTGCGCGGCGCGCGGAATCGATATCCGCCGGGAGCCGATACCGGTGGTGCCCGCGGCGCACTATGCATGCGGCGGCATCCGCACGGATGCGGATGGTCGTACGTCGCTGCGCGGGCTCTTCGCGGCCGGCGAAGTGGCCTGCACTGGCGTCCATGGGGCAAATCGTCTAGCATCCAATTCTCTGCTGGAAGCGGTCGTTTACAGTCACCGGGCAGCGCAGGCGCTGCCGGCTTCGCTGGCGCAGGCGGGGCGAGTGACGGGCGGCCGTGGTGAGCCGGTGGTGCCTCTGCCCGAGGGGCGGGCACCGGGCGGTGCGTGGCAGTCGCTGCGCGCGTCCATCCGGCAGTCGCTCTGGGACGACGTCGGCCTGGTCAGGACCGACGAGCGCCTGGGGCGAGCCGCTCGCCGCCTTGACACCCTGCGCGCCGGCCTGGACGCCGGCTCCGTGCGCGACCCCGAGTTCCTCGAGGCGCGCAACCTCCTCGAGGTCGCGGAGCTGGTCGTGCGGTCGGCGCGCTTGCGCAGGGAGAGCAGGGGTTTGCATCACAACACTGACTACCCGTACCGGGACAACGAGCGGGAGCTCCGCGATACCGTTCTGGAACGCGCAGGGTCATAG
- a CDS encoding Glu/Leu/Phe/Val dehydrogenase → MESSSTAAVQPPATTGNEENPFEAMMQRFDHAAELLSLDPGIYKILRNPEKQIITSIPVAMDNGEVEVFQGYRVLYNTSRGPAKGGIRFDMGVSLDEVTALAAWMTWKCAVVDVPFGGAKGGVICEPYRLSQGELERLTRRYTASILEVLGPESDVPAPDVNTNEQTMAWIMDTYSMHKRHTVTAVVTGKPIAMGGSRGRREATGRGVMLSIKEALRELGLPLNGTRVAVQGFGNVGGTAARLLEEEGLTVIAISDKTGGIYNRNGIYVKEALEYVQKNRFLEGFQGGEPITNEELLEVECDVLAPCALENVITRRNAGSIKAKIIAEGANGPTTAYADAILDEKGVFVVPDILANAGGVTVSYFEWVQNREGYYWREDTVIERLQEVMVRAFSEVLEYSKKHNVNMRTAAYMLSIDRVAAVHRLRGIYA, encoded by the coding sequence ATGGAGTCCTCCAGTACGGCGGCGGTGCAGCCGCCGGCGACGACGGGCAACGAAGAGAATCCATTCGAAGCGATGATGCAGCGCTTCGATCATGCCGCGGAGCTGCTCTCCCTCGACCCCGGCATCTACAAGATCCTGCGCAACCCGGAGAAGCAGATCATCACCTCCATCCCGGTCGCCATGGACAACGGCGAGGTCGAGGTGTTCCAGGGGTACCGGGTGCTGTACAACACGTCGCGCGGGCCGGCCAAGGGCGGCATCCGCTTCGACATGGGTGTCTCGCTGGACGAGGTGACGGCGCTCGCCGCCTGGATGACGTGGAAGTGCGCCGTCGTCGACGTGCCGTTCGGCGGCGCCAAGGGAGGCGTGATCTGTGAGCCGTACCGCCTTTCCCAGGGCGAGCTCGAACGCCTGACCCGCCGCTACACCGCCTCGATCCTCGAAGTGCTCGGCCCCGAGTCCGATGTGCCCGCCCCTGACGTGAACACCAATGAACAGACCATGGCGTGGATCATGGACACGTACTCCATGCACAAGCGCCACACGGTCACGGCGGTGGTGACCGGCAAGCCGATCGCGATGGGTGGCTCGCGCGGGCGGCGCGAAGCAACGGGGCGCGGCGTGATGCTGAGCATCAAGGAGGCGCTGCGCGAGCTGGGGCTGCCGCTCAACGGAACCAGGGTGGCGGTACAGGGGTTCGGCAATGTCGGCGGCACTGCGGCGCGCCTGCTGGAGGAGGAGGGGCTGACCGTCATCGCGATCAGCGACAAGACGGGCGGCATCTACAACCGCAACGGCATCTACGTGAAGGAAGCGCTCGAGTACGTTCAGAAGAACCGGTTCCTCGAGGGCTTCCAGGGCGGCGAGCCGATCACCAACGAGGAGCTGCTCGAGGTGGAGTGCGACGTGCTCGCGCCGTGCGCACTGGAGAACGTGATCACGCGGCGCAACGCGGGCAGCATCAAGGCGAAGATCATCGCGGAGGGCGCCAACGGCCCAACGACGGCGTACGCGGACGCGATCCTCGATGAGAAGGGCGTGTTCGTCGTGCCGGACATCCTGGCGAACGCGGGCGGCGTTACGGTCAGCTACTTCGAGTGGGTGCAGAACCGCGAGGGGTATTACTGGCGCGAGGACACGGTGATCGAGCGGCTGCAGGAGGTCATGGTGCGCGCGTTCAGTGAAGTGCTGGAGTACTCGAAGAAGCACAACGTGAACATGCGCACGGCCGCGTACATGCTGTCGATCGACCGGGTCGCGGCGGTGCACCGGCTGCGCGGCATCTACGCGTAA